From the genome of Camelus dromedarius isolate mCamDro1 chromosome 19, mCamDro1.pat, whole genome shotgun sequence, one region includes:
- the POLR1C gene encoding DNA-directed RNA polymerases I and III subunit RPAC1 isoform X1, which produces MAAAQAVEEMRSRVVLGEFGVRNVHTTDFPGNYSGYDDAWDQDRFEKNFRVDVVHMDENSLEFDMVGIDAAIANAFRRILLAEVPTMAVEKVLVYNNTSLVQDEILAHRLGLIPIHADPRLFEYRNQGDEEGTEIDTLQFRLQVRCTWNPHAAKDSSDPNELYVNHKVYTRHMAWVPLGNQADLFPEGAIRPVHDDILIAQLRPGQEIDLLMHCVKGIGKDHAKFSPVATASYRLLPDITLLEPVEGDAADELSRCFSPGVIEVQEIQGKKVARVANPRLDTFSREVFRNEKLKKVVRLARVRNHYIFSVESTGVLPPDVLVSEAIKVLMGKCRRFLDELDAVQMD; this is translated from the exons ATGGCGGCGGCTCAGGCTGTGGAGGAAATGCGGAGCCGCGTGGTTCTAGGGGAGTTCGGGGTTCGCAAT GTTCATACCACCGACTTTCCTGGTAACTATTCGGGCTACGATGATGCTTGGGACCAGGACCGCTTcgagaag AATTTCCGCGTGGATGTGGTACACATGGATGAAAACTCACTGGAGTTTGACATGGTGGGAATTGACGCAGCCATTGCCAATGCTTTCCGACGCATTCTGTTAGCTGAG GTGCCCACCATGGCTGTGGAGAAGGTCCTGGTGTACAACAACACATCCCTTGTCCAGGACGAGATCCTCGCTCACCGCTTGGGGCTCATCCCCATCCATGCTGACCCCCGCCTTTTTGAATATCGGAACCAAG GAGATGAAGAAGGCACAGAGATAGATACTCTGCAGTTTCGACTGCAAGTGAGGTGCACTTGGAACCCCCATGCAGCTAAAGATTCCTCTGACCCCAATGAGCTCTACGTCAACCACAAAG TGTACACCAGGCACATGGCATGGGTACCCTTGGGGAACCAGGCTGACCTCTTCCCAGAGGGCGCCATCCGACCTGTGCATGATGACATCCTCATTGCTCAGCTGCGGCCTGGCCAGGAGATTGACCTGCTCATGCACTGTGTCAAGGGCATTG GCAAAGATCATGCCAAGTTTTCACCTGTGGCAACAGCCAGTTACAGGCTCCTGCCAGACATCACCCTGCTTGAGCCCGTGGAAGGGGATGCAGCTGATGAGCTGAGCAGGTGCTTCTCACCTGGTGTTATTGAGGTGCAAGAAATCCAAG GTAAAAAGGTGGCCAGAGTCGCCAACCCCCGACTAGACACCTTCAGCAGGGAAGTCTTCCGCAATGAGAAGCTGAAGAAGGTTGTACGGCTTGCTCGTGTTCGGAACCATTATATCT TCTCTGTTGAGTCTACAGGGGTGTTGCCACCAGACGTGCTGGTGAGTGAAGCCATCAAAGTACTGATGGGGAAGTGCCGGCGGTTCTTGGATGAACTGGATGCAGTTCAGATGGATTGA
- the POLR1C gene encoding DNA-directed RNA polymerases I and III subunit RPAC1 isoform X2 — MDENSLEFDMVGIDAAIANAFRRILLAEVPTMAVEKVLVYNNTSLVQDEILAHRLGLIPIHADPRLFEYRNQGDEEGTEIDTLQFRLQVRCTWNPHAAKDSSDPNELYVNHKVYTRHMAWVPLGNQADLFPEGAIRPVHDDILIAQLRPGQEIDLLMHCVKGIGKDHAKFSPVATASYRLLPDITLLEPVEGDAADELSRCFSPGVIEVQEIQGKKVARVANPRLDTFSREVFRNEKLKKVVRLARVRNHYIFSVESTGVLPPDVLVSEAIKVLMGKCRRFLDELDAVQMD; from the exons ATGGATGAAAACTCACTGGAGTTTGACATGGTGGGAATTGACGCAGCCATTGCCAATGCTTTCCGACGCATTCTGTTAGCTGAG GTGCCCACCATGGCTGTGGAGAAGGTCCTGGTGTACAACAACACATCCCTTGTCCAGGACGAGATCCTCGCTCACCGCTTGGGGCTCATCCCCATCCATGCTGACCCCCGCCTTTTTGAATATCGGAACCAAG GAGATGAAGAAGGCACAGAGATAGATACTCTGCAGTTTCGACTGCAAGTGAGGTGCACTTGGAACCCCCATGCAGCTAAAGATTCCTCTGACCCCAATGAGCTCTACGTCAACCACAAAG TGTACACCAGGCACATGGCATGGGTACCCTTGGGGAACCAGGCTGACCTCTTCCCAGAGGGCGCCATCCGACCTGTGCATGATGACATCCTCATTGCTCAGCTGCGGCCTGGCCAGGAGATTGACCTGCTCATGCACTGTGTCAAGGGCATTG GCAAAGATCATGCCAAGTTTTCACCTGTGGCAACAGCCAGTTACAGGCTCCTGCCAGACATCACCCTGCTTGAGCCCGTGGAAGGGGATGCAGCTGATGAGCTGAGCAGGTGCTTCTCACCTGGTGTTATTGAGGTGCAAGAAATCCAAG GTAAAAAGGTGGCCAGAGTCGCCAACCCCCGACTAGACACCTTCAGCAGGGAAGTCTTCCGCAATGAGAAGCTGAAGAAGGTTGTACGGCTTGCTCGTGTTCGGAACCATTATATCT TCTCTGTTGAGTCTACAGGGGTGTTGCCACCAGACGTGCTGGTGAGTGAAGCCATCAAAGTACTGATGGGGAAGTGCCGGCGGTTCTTGGATGAACTGGATGCAGTTCAGATGGATTGA